One Silurus meridionalis isolate SWU-2019-XX chromosome 10, ASM1480568v1, whole genome shotgun sequence genomic window carries:
- the cat gene encoding catalase yields the protein MAENRDKATDQMKMWKENRGSQRADTLTTGAGVPVGDKLNVQTAGPRGPLLVQDVVFTDEMAHFDRERIPERVVHAKGAGAFGYFEVTHDITHYCKAKVFEYVGKTTPIAVRFSTVAGESGSADTVRDPRGFAVKFYTDEGNWDLTGNNTPIFFIRDALLFPSFIHSQKRNPQTHLKDPDMVWDFWSLRPESLHQVSFLFSDRGLPNGYRHMNGYGSHTFKLINAEGNPVYCKFHYKTDQGIKNLTVEEAERLASSDPDYSIRDLYNAISNGNFPSWTFYIQVMTFEQAEKYPWNPFDLTKVWSHKDYPLIPVGRFVLNKNPVNYFAEVEQLAFDPSNMPPGIEPSPDKMLQGRLFSYPDTHRHRLGANYLQLPVNCPYRARVANYQRDGPMCMTDNQGGAPNYYPNSFSAPDCQQRFMESKFRVSPDVARYNSSDEDNVTQVRTFFTKVLNEAERERLCQNMAGHLKGAQLFIQERMLQCLMAVHQDYGSRVQALLNKYNAEGRKNSVHVYTKGGSDVAASSKM from the exons ATGGCGGAAAACAGGGACAAAGCCACGGATCAGATGAAAATGTGGAAAGAAAATAGAGGATCTCAG CGAGCCGACACGTTGACCACAGGAGCCGGCGTCCCCGTAGGCGATAAACTGAATGTCCAGACGGCCGGACCCCGAGGGCCACTGCTGGTGCAGGATGTCGTCTTCACTGACGAAATGGCGCACTTTGACCGCGAGCGCATCCCTGAAAGAGTGGTTCATGCCAAAGGAGCAG GTGCATTTGGCTATTTTGAGGTGACTCATGACATCACACACTACTGCAAGGCCAAGGTGTTCGAGTACGTGGGCAAGACGACTCCTATTGCTGTGAGATTCTCTACTGTGG CTGGAGAGTCCGGTTCGGCTGATACAGTTCGAGACCCTCGAGGTTTTGCAGTGAAATTCTACACCGACGAGGGGAACTGGGACCTGACTGGCAATAACACCCCCATCTTCTTCATCAGGGATGCACTtctg tttccaTCCTTTATCCACTCTCAGAAGCGGAATCCTCAGACTCACCTGAAGGACCCTGACATGGTGTGGGATTTCTGGAGTCTGCGTCCCGAGTCACTGCATCAG GTGTCTTTCCTCTTTAGCGATCGCGGATTACCGAATGGATATCGCCATATGAATGGCTACGGATCTCACACCTTCAAACTGATCAACGCTGAAGGAAACCCTGTGTATTGCAAGTTCCATTACAAG ACTGATCAGGGCATTAAGAATCTGACTGTAGAGGAAGCAGAACGTTTAGCCTCCTCTGACCCGGACTACTCCATCCGTGACCTGTACAACGCTATCTCCAATGGTAACTTCCCATCCTGGACCTTCTACATCCAGGTCATGACCTTTGAGCAGGCGGAGAAGTACCCATGGAACCCATTCGACCTGACCAAG GTTTGGTCCCATAAGGACTACCCCCTGATTCCAGTGGGACGCTTTGTGCTGAATAAAAACCCTGTGAACTATTTCGCTGAGGTGGAGCAGCTGGCGTTTGACCCCAGTAACATGCCGCCTGGTATCGAGCCCAGTCCTGACAAGATGCTGCAG GGTCGTCTCTTCTCTTACCCTGACACCCACCGCCATCGGCTCGGAGCCAACTACCTCCAGCTGCCCGTTAATTGCCCTTATCGTGCCCGCGTGGCTAACTACCAGAGAGACGGGCCCATGTGCATGACTGACAACCAGG gcGGAGCCCCGAACTACTACCCCAACAGCTTCAGTGCTCCAGACTGTCAGCAGCGCTTTATGGAGTCCAAGTTCAGGGTCTCTCCTGACGTTGCCCGCTACAACAGCTCGGATGAGGACAATGTGACCCAG GTTCGCACTTTTTTCACCAAGGTCTTGAATGAGGCTGAACGAGAGCGTCTGTGCCAGAACATGGCAGGACACCTGAAAGGAGCTCAGCTGTTCATCCAGGAGCGCATG CTCCAGTGTCTGATGGCCGTGCACCAGGATTACGGCTCTCGTGTTCAGGCGCTCCTCAACAAGTACAATGCAGAGGGCAGAAAG aacTCTGTCCACGTGTATACGAAGGGAGGTTCTGACGTGGCTGCATCCTCCAAGATGTGA